A portion of the Desulfosoma caldarium genome contains these proteins:
- a CDS encoding aspartate-semialdehyde dehydrogenase gives MSEQGYRVAVVGATGAVGTMMIKVLEERNFPVASIKALASSRSVGKKVPFRGKMITVEELTERSFDGVQLALFSAGATVSRRFAPMAARAGCVVVDNSSAFRMEPHIPLVVPEVNPNALQGHPGIIANPNCSTIQMVVALKPIQDAARIKRIVVTTFQAVSGTGQKAVFELEAQVQALLQGRPLPRAVYPHQIAFNCLPHIGAFLPTGYTEEEMKMVNETRKIFEDASIQVCATTVRVPVYYGHSESVAVETHQPLSVQEARDLLKKASGVVVVDDPAQNEYPMPLNAAGRDETFVGRLRKDFSVENGLVMWIVADNIRKGAATNAVQIAEILVKQGLLRVP, from the coding sequence ATGAGTGAGCAGGGTTATCGAGTGGCCGTGGTCGGCGCCACAGGCGCCGTGGGAACCATGATGATCAAGGTTTTGGAGGAGCGCAATTTTCCCGTGGCCTCCATTAAGGCCTTGGCGTCGTCCAGGTCTGTGGGGAAGAAGGTGCCGTTTCGCGGCAAAATGATCACCGTGGAAGAACTCACCGAGCGGTCCTTTGACGGCGTGCAATTGGCTCTGTTCTCGGCGGGAGCCACAGTGAGTCGACGTTTTGCGCCCATGGCGGCCCGAGCAGGGTGCGTGGTCGTGGACAATTCCAGCGCCTTTCGCATGGAGCCTCACATTCCCCTGGTGGTTCCGGAAGTCAACCCGAACGCCCTTCAAGGACATCCGGGCATCATCGCCAATCCCAACTGCTCCACCATTCAGATGGTGGTGGCTCTCAAACCCATTCAAGATGCCGCGCGGATCAAGAGGATCGTGGTCACGACCTTTCAGGCAGTTTCCGGAACAGGGCAAAAGGCGGTCTTTGAACTGGAAGCGCAAGTGCAGGCTCTCCTTCAGGGCCGGCCTCTGCCTCGAGCCGTCTACCCGCATCAGATCGCCTTCAACTGTCTGCCCCATATCGGGGCCTTCTTGCCCACGGGATACACAGAAGAAGAAATGAAGATGGTCAACGAGACGCGAAAGATCTTTGAAGACGCGTCCATTCAGGTGTGCGCCACCACGGTGCGGGTGCCGGTCTATTACGGACACAGCGAATCGGTGGCTGTCGAAACCCACCAGCCTTTGAGTGTTCAGGAGGCGCGGGACCTCTTGAAAAAGGCCTCAGGCGTGGTGGTTGTGGACGACCCGGCGCAAAACGAATACCCCATGCCTTTGAATGCGGCCGGACGGGACGAGACGTTCGTCGGGCGCCTTCGCAAGGACTTTTCCGTGGAAAACGGGTTGGTCATGTGGATTGTGGCCGACAACATTCGCAAGGGCGCAGCCACCAATGCCGTGCAGATTGCGGAAATTTTGGTCAAGCAAGGCCTGCTGCGTGTGCCTTAG
- the leuC gene encoding 3-isopropylmalate dehydratase large subunit gives MPMTLAEKILAAHTNRSHVHPGELLEVPVDFCFGNDITAPIAIKAFRGTGAHKVFDPQRIALIPDHFTPNKDIASAIQVKMLRDFAKEFGIVHYFDVGRMGVEHALLPEMGLVLPGDVIIGADSHTCTYGALGAFATGVGSTDLAAAMITGTTWFKVPASMKLIYHGQLKPWVGGKDLILYTIGQIGVDGARYMAMEFTGPVIKRLPMSHRMTMANMAIEAGAKVGLIAPDDITRDYVQDRAQRPYRFFAPDADASYDVVHEWDVSALDPMVALPHLPENVKPVTELPSIAIDQVVIGSCTNGRLEDLREAALVLKGRKVHTSVRCLIIPATQRIYHDALKEGLIEIFLDAEAAVSTPTCGPCLGGHMGILAAGERAVATTNRNFVGRMGHPESEVYLSSPAVAAASAVLGRIAHPDEVR, from the coding sequence ATGCCCATGACCCTTGCGGAAAAAATTCTCGCTGCCCATACGAACCGATCGCACGTGCATCCCGGGGAACTTCTGGAAGTGCCCGTGGATTTCTGCTTCGGCAACGACATCACCGCTCCCATTGCCATCAAGGCGTTTCGCGGCACCGGAGCGCACAAGGTCTTCGACCCCCAAAGAATCGCTCTGATTCCCGATCATTTCACGCCCAACAAAGACATTGCCTCGGCCATTCAGGTGAAAATGCTTCGGGATTTCGCCAAGGAATTCGGCATCGTTCACTACTTCGACGTAGGCCGCATGGGCGTGGAACACGCCCTACTTCCCGAAATGGGGCTGGTGCTTCCGGGCGATGTGATCATCGGAGCCGACAGCCACACTTGCACCTATGGCGCTCTGGGGGCCTTTGCTACCGGCGTGGGCAGCACGGATCTGGCGGCGGCCATGATCACCGGCACCACCTGGTTTAAGGTCCCTGCAAGCATGAAGCTCATCTATCACGGACAGCTCAAACCCTGGGTGGGCGGCAAGGACCTGATCCTTTACACCATTGGACAGATCGGCGTGGACGGCGCTCGCTACATGGCCATGGAATTCACGGGCCCGGTCATCAAGCGCCTGCCCATGAGCCATCGCATGACCATGGCCAACATGGCCATTGAAGCGGGAGCCAAGGTGGGCCTGATCGCTCCGGATGACATCACCAGAGACTACGTTCAGGATCGAGCTCAAAGGCCTTACAGGTTCTTTGCCCCAGATGCGGACGCTTCCTACGATGTGGTTCACGAATGGGACGTCTCTGCCTTGGATCCCATGGTGGCTTTGCCGCACCTTCCCGAAAATGTGAAACCGGTGACCGAACTTCCATCCATAGCCATCGATCAGGTGGTCATCGGCAGCTGCACCAATGGGCGCCTTGAAGACCTTCGCGAAGCCGCCTTGGTGCTCAAAGGCCGAAAAGTCCATACCTCTGTGCGATGTCTCATCATTCCGGCCACACAGCGGATCTATCATGACGCCTTGAAGGAAGGGCTCATTGAAATCTTTCTCGATGCGGAAGCGGCCGTGAGCACGCCCACGTGCGGGCCGTGTTTGGGAGGGCACATGGGCATCTTGGCCGCCGGAGAACGCGCCGTGGCCACCACGAACCGAAACTTTGTGGGACGCATGGGCCATCCGGAAAGTGAAGTTTACCTGAGTTCGCCGGCGGTGGCGGCTGCATCGGCCGTCCTTGGCCGCATCGCCCATCCGGACGAAGTGCGCTGA
- the ilvB gene encoding biosynthetic-type acetolactate synthase large subunit, with translation MKLTGAQIFFECLKKEGVEIIFGFPGGAILDIYHEMRNHPIRHILVRHEQGAAHMADGYARATGKVGVCLVTSGPGATNTVTGIATAYMDSVPMVVFTGQVPTPLIGNDAFQEVDIVGITRPCTKHNYLVKDVKDLARVIREAFYLARTGRPGPVLVDLPKDVIQSSTEFRYPKAVHLRGYRPTVDPHQGQILRAWELLKTAKRPVFYAGGGVIISSAHKELLRLAERLRAPVTTTLMGLGGFPAVIKNDKGQRVLHPLWLGMLGMHGTFRANMAVQNCDVLFAIGARFDDRVTGKISGFAPKAKIIHIDVDPTSISKNVVVDIPIVGDCKKALQQLNELAGKEPIANVDEIRTPWLEQIRQWRETYPLAYKQEKEGIKPQFVVEKIFELAAEDAIITTEVGQNQMWTAQYFHFTKPRTLLTSGGLGTMGYGLPAAIGAQAAFPDRLVIDVAGDGSIQMNIQEMITAVCHELPVKVAILNNRFLGMVRQWQELFYSKNYCATCLDASPDFVKLADAYGAVGLRATKPEEVEPVLREAFSTKRPVMIDFWVNPEEGVYPMVPAGKNISEMLLV, from the coding sequence ATGAAACTGACAGGAGCCCAGATTTTTTTCGAATGTTTGAAAAAGGAAGGCGTGGAAATCATTTTCGGCTTTCCGGGCGGGGCGATTTTGGACATCTATCACGAGATGCGCAATCATCCCATTCGCCACATTCTCGTCCGTCATGAACAGGGGGCCGCTCATATGGCCGACGGCTATGCGCGGGCCACGGGCAAGGTGGGGGTCTGTTTGGTGACATCGGGACCCGGGGCCACCAACACGGTGACGGGCATCGCCACGGCGTACATGGATTCTGTGCCCATGGTGGTCTTCACCGGTCAGGTGCCAACACCGCTCATCGGCAACGACGCCTTTCAGGAAGTGGATATTGTGGGCATCACGCGTCCTTGCACCAAACACAACTATCTGGTGAAGGATGTGAAAGATCTGGCCCGTGTTATTCGAGAAGCCTTTTACCTGGCACGCACCGGCCGCCCCGGCCCTGTGTTGGTGGATCTTCCCAAGGATGTCATTCAATCGTCCACGGAATTTCGCTACCCCAAGGCCGTGCATCTCAGGGGGTATCGGCCGACCGTCGACCCACATCAAGGCCAAATTCTCAGGGCCTGGGAATTGCTCAAGACGGCCAAACGTCCGGTCTTTTACGCCGGAGGTGGTGTGATCATTTCCAGTGCTCACAAGGAACTATTACGCCTGGCTGAAAGGCTTCGCGCGCCCGTGACGACGACCCTCATGGGTTTGGGTGGCTTTCCCGCCGTAATCAAAAACGACAAAGGACAGAGGGTGCTGCATCCATTGTGGCTGGGCATGCTTGGCATGCATGGAACGTTTCGGGCCAACATGGCTGTACAGAACTGCGATGTGCTCTTCGCTATCGGCGCCCGTTTTGACGATCGCGTGACGGGAAAGATTTCCGGCTTCGCACCCAAAGCCAAGATTATTCACATCGATGTGGATCCGACCAGCATCAGCAAGAACGTGGTTGTGGACATTCCCATTGTGGGCGATTGCAAAAAGGCCCTGCAGCAACTCAATGAACTGGCGGGAAAAGAGCCCATTGCCAACGTGGACGAAATTCGCACGCCGTGGCTCGAACAAATCCGCCAGTGGCGCGAGACGTATCCACTGGCCTACAAGCAGGAAAAGGAAGGCATCAAGCCTCAATTCGTGGTGGAAAAGATTTTCGAATTGGCCGCCGAAGATGCCATTATCACCACGGAAGTGGGCCAGAACCAGATGTGGACAGCTCAGTATTTTCATTTTACCAAACCCCGCACGCTTCTCACCTCAGGCGGCCTGGGCACCATGGGCTACGGGCTTCCGGCAGCCATCGGCGCGCAAGCGGCTTTTCCAGACCGCTTGGTGATTGATGTGGCCGGCGACGGCAGCATTCAGATGAACATTCAGGAAATGATAACGGCCGTGTGCCATGAACTGCCCGTCAAGGTGGCCATTTTGAATAACCGATTTCTTGGTATGGTCCGCCAATGGCAGGAATTGTTTTACAGCAAGAATTACTGCGCCACTTGCCTGGATGCTTCCCCGGATTTCGTGAAACTCGCCGACGCTTACGGCGCTGTGGGGCTTCGGGCCACCAAGCCCGAAGAGGTGGAGCCGGTCCTGCGGGAAGCTTTTTCTACGAAACGGCCGGTAATGATCGACTTTTGGGTCAATCCGGAAGAGGGTGTCTATCCCATGGTGCCGGCGGGCAAAAACATATCGGAGATGTTACTGGTATGA
- the rsmD gene encoding 16S rRNA (guanine(966)-N(2))-methyltransferase RsmD: MRASKVAIEGLLCRKPNNCMRIIAGRFRGRTLRRPKSHGVRPTADRVREALFSILGQRVRDSRVLDLFAGTGALGLEALSRGAACAVFVDQHREALAVLRSNVDRCGVTFPEVEVLAVNVPVALSRLAAQKRRFDLIFMDPPYGLGWIPKILALLDAVAAPDALIIAEHHEKDAVPDRVSLWHLVDRRRYGTVCLTFFARMDEAPEGEG, translated from the coding sequence GTGAGGGCCAGCAAGGTTGCGATCGAAGGGCTTTTGTGCCGAAAGCCAAACAACTGCATGCGCATCATTGCGGGACGTTTTCGCGGAAGAACCCTGAGACGCCCCAAGTCCCACGGGGTGCGTCCGACGGCGGACCGCGTGCGGGAAGCCCTTTTCAGTATTTTGGGCCAGCGCGTTCGAGACAGCCGAGTTCTGGATCTGTTTGCCGGCACAGGAGCCTTGGGGCTGGAAGCGCTGAGCCGAGGAGCCGCCTGTGCGGTGTTTGTGGACCAGCACCGCGAAGCGCTCGCCGTCCTTCGATCCAACGTGGATCGCTGCGGCGTGACCTTCCCGGAAGTGGAAGTACTGGCCGTGAATGTGCCTGTGGCCCTGTCGCGTCTTGCAGCCCAGAAACGCCGCTTTGACCTGATCTTCATGGACCCGCCTTACGGTCTAGGCTGGATTCCCAAGATTCTGGCCCTACTGGATGCTGTGGCCGCTCCGGATGCTCTAATCATTGCCGAACACCACGAAAAGGACGCCGTCCCGGACAGGGTTTCCCTATGGCACCTGGTGGACCGGCGCCGCTACGGCACTGTGTGCCTCACTTTTTTCGCCCGAATGGATGAAGCGCCTGAGGGCGAAGGATGA
- a CDS encoding 3-isopropylmalate dehydratase small subunit, with the protein MTKITGRVWLFGDDVDTDAIIPARYLNTSDPSELAKHCMEDADPLFPSKVRPGDIVVAGKNFGCGSSREHAPIALKAAGVACVIAVNFARIFYRNAFNMGLPILECADAVRDAREGDTLTVCLETGEIRNDRQGKTYRSEPVPPFMIELLQSGGLMAYVKKHHLTEL; encoded by the coding sequence ATGACCAAGATCACGGGGCGCGTGTGGCTCTTTGGAGATGATGTGGACACGGACGCCATCATACCGGCTCGGTACCTGAACACTTCGGATCCTTCTGAACTGGCGAAACATTGCATGGAAGATGCGGACCCCCTGTTTCCGTCCAAGGTGCGGCCTGGAGATATCGTCGTGGCGGGCAAGAATTTCGGCTGCGGTTCCTCAAGGGAACATGCGCCCATCGCCCTCAAGGCCGCGGGAGTGGCCTGTGTCATCGCGGTCAATTTTGCCCGGATTTTTTATCGTAATGCCTTTAACATGGGGCTTCCCATTTTGGAGTGCGCGGACGCGGTGCGCGATGCGAGGGAAGGGGATACCCTGACCGTGTGCCTGGAAACAGGAGAAATCCGCAATGATCGTCAAGGCAAAACGTACCGGTCGGAACCGGTGCCGCCGTTCATGATTGAACTGCTTCAATCCGGAGGCTTGATGGCTTATGTGAAGAAACACCATCTGACGGAATTGTGA
- a CDS encoding phosphatidylserine decarboxylase family protein, with protein MNDSQPEADFRHLKHHVPFIPEGLPYVLTGMFVTFTFALLDWAIPAILSAAVTVLMVHFFRDPVRWSNAGPGDVVSPADGRIIVVEKTSEPRFTGQPCWKISIFMNVFDVHVNRVPISGRIADIFYQKGRFLAADKAKASKENEQNWIRIETASGASVVVTQVAGLIARRIVCWPQVGDTVRRGERFGMIRFGSRLDLYIPSTGEVLVRKGQKVFAGETILCRIP; from the coding sequence ATGAACGATTCGCAACCGGAGGCGGATTTTCGACACCTCAAACATCACGTGCCATTCATTCCGGAAGGCCTTCCCTACGTGCTCACGGGCATGTTTGTCACCTTCACCTTCGCCCTGTTGGACTGGGCCATTCCCGCCATTCTTTCGGCCGCAGTGACGGTGCTCATGGTGCACTTCTTTCGGGATCCCGTGCGATGGTCCAACGCGGGACCAGGGGATGTGGTGTCCCCGGCGGACGGGCGCATCATCGTGGTGGAAAAAACCAGCGAACCGCGTTTTACGGGGCAGCCATGTTGGAAGATCAGCATCTTCATGAACGTGTTTGACGTGCACGTGAATCGGGTTCCCATATCCGGTCGCATCGCCGACATCTTTTACCAGAAAGGAAGATTCCTGGCGGCGGACAAGGCAAAGGCGAGCAAGGAAAATGAGCAGAACTGGATACGCATCGAAACGGCATCCGGAGCCTCGGTGGTGGTGACCCAAGTGGCAGGCCTCATTGCCCGTCGCATCGTCTGTTGGCCCCAGGTGGGAGACACGGTGCGCCGTGGTGAACGCTTCGGTATGATTCGGTTCGGTTCTCGACTGGACCTCTATATTCCTTCAACAGGCGAAGTCCTGGTCCGCAAGGGTCAAAAGGTCTTTGCCGGGGAGACGATTCTGTGTCGAATTCCGTAA
- a CDS encoding lytic murein transglycosylase — protein MLAPSFRSWKPACVSLVVAASVIFSGLAPRSVHAKEPLDRVRRLLEAEGCSRHALSVLFSSAESPAYGNVALSMKIRETALNYEAFLDPSSLAKAEQFWRLHDETLHRIGAAYEVDPSIIVAILLVESALGERTGNHPVATTLATFALMLDPDERERVWGMLSAQDRARWARDRFHARLERRASWALNELRALVTLIDRGMPEAAQWRGSYMAAVGWPQFLPSSLLHYGADGDGDGTVDLNRPEDAFASIAKYLKSHGWRNDAVPEQQEKVVLKYNNSRPYARTVLEAARRLRDLRIAEHKKTSTSTPAQALFPDPSS, from the coding sequence GTGTTGGCTCCATCCTTTCGATCGTGGAAACCGGCGTGCGTTTCCTTGGTGGTGGCGGCTTCGGTGATTTTTTCAGGGCTTGCTCCTAGGAGCGTTCATGCGAAGGAGCCGCTGGATCGTGTGCGAAGACTGCTGGAGGCGGAGGGGTGTTCGAGGCATGCCCTATCCGTCCTTTTTTCTTCCGCGGAAAGCCCGGCCTATGGAAACGTGGCGCTGTCCATGAAGATTCGAGAAACGGCCCTCAACTATGAAGCCTTTCTGGATCCGTCCTCCTTGGCCAAAGCCGAACAATTTTGGCGCCTTCACGACGAGACCTTGCACCGCATCGGGGCGGCTTATGAGGTGGACCCATCGATCATCGTGGCCATTTTGCTGGTGGAAAGCGCTCTGGGTGAACGGACGGGAAACCATCCCGTGGCGACCACTCTGGCCACCTTTGCCCTGATGCTCGATCCCGACGAGAGGGAACGCGTTTGGGGTATGCTTTCGGCCCAGGACCGGGCTCGGTGGGCTCGAGACCGATTCCACGCCAGACTGGAACGGCGAGCCTCTTGGGCTCTCAATGAACTTCGCGCGCTCGTGACCCTCATCGACAGGGGCATGCCGGAAGCAGCTCAATGGCGCGGATCCTACATGGCGGCCGTCGGCTGGCCTCAGTTTTTGCCTTCTAGCCTATTACACTACGGCGCCGATGGGGACGGGGACGGCACGGTGGACCTGAACCGCCCCGAGGATGCCTTTGCCAGCATCGCCAAGTATCTCAAGAGTCACGGCTGGCGCAATGACGCCGTGCCGGAACAGCAGGAAAAAGTCGTCCTTAAATACAACAACAGCCGGCCCTATGCCCGGACCGTTCTCGAGGCGGCTCGGCGTCTTCGGGATTTGAGAATCGCCGAACACAAGAAAACCTCCACATCGACACCCGCTCAGGCCCTTTTCCCAGACCCTTCTTCTTAG
- the ilvC gene encoding ketol-acid reductoisomerase, with amino-acid sequence MRIFYEADADARYLQGKTVAVIGYGSQGHAQAQNLRDSGIQVIVGQRPGSANYEKAVEDGFQPVSAREAAEKADVVQMLVPDHIQAKLYREDVAPFMTQGKTLLFSHGFNIHFGQIVPPKDVDVVMVAPKGPGHLVRSEYVRGAGVPALVAVHQDASGQALQTALAYARGIGATRAGVMETTFQEETETDLFGEQAVLCGGVSELIKAGFETLVEAGYQPEIAFFECMHELKLIVDLIYQGGLSYMRYSISDTAEYGDYTRGRRIITEETRREMKKILQEIQTGAFAKEWILENQAGTPMFRAMRQRERAQLVEQVGKRLRAMMPFLNAKEFA; translated from the coding sequence ATGCGGATCTTTTACGAAGCGGATGCTGATGCGCGGTATCTTCAGGGCAAAACGGTGGCCGTCATCGGTTACGGCAGCCAAGGGCACGCGCAGGCCCAGAATCTTCGAGACAGCGGCATTCAAGTCATTGTCGGGCAGCGGCCGGGATCGGCCAACTACGAAAAGGCTGTAGAAGACGGCTTTCAGCCGGTGAGTGCTCGGGAAGCAGCGGAAAAGGCCGATGTGGTTCAAATGCTGGTCCCCGATCACATTCAGGCCAAGCTGTATCGAGAAGACGTCGCCCCGTTCATGACCCAAGGAAAGACGCTTCTTTTCTCGCACGGATTTAACATTCATTTTGGGCAGATTGTGCCACCCAAGGATGTGGACGTGGTCATGGTCGCGCCCAAAGGTCCGGGTCATCTGGTGCGCAGCGAATACGTGCGGGGCGCCGGCGTGCCGGCTTTGGTGGCGGTTCACCAGGATGCCAGTGGTCAGGCGCTGCAGACGGCGCTGGCCTACGCTCGAGGCATCGGAGCCACGCGGGCCGGTGTCATGGAAACCACGTTTCAGGAGGAGACGGAAACGGACCTCTTTGGGGAACAAGCGGTGCTGTGCGGCGGCGTTTCCGAACTCATCAAGGCGGGCTTTGAAACCCTCGTGGAGGCGGGCTACCAGCCGGAAATCGCCTTCTTTGAATGCATGCACGAATTGAAACTCATCGTGGACCTCATTTACCAGGGCGGCCTGTCCTACATGCGCTATTCCATCAGCGATACGGCCGAATATGGCGACTACACGCGCGGCCGGCGCATCATCACGGAAGAAACGCGCCGGGAAATGAAAAAGATTCTTCAGGAAATTCAAACAGGAGCCTTTGCCAAGGAATGGATCCTGGAAAACCAGGCGGGCACGCCCATGTTTCGCGCCATGCGCCAGCGGGAGCGGGCCCAGCTGGTGGAACAGGTGGGCAAGAGGCTTCGAGCCATGATGCCGTTCCTGAACGCCAAGGAATTCGCCTAG
- the ilvN gene encoding acetolactate synthase small subunit — protein sequence MRHTIGVLVENQPGVLSRVAGLFSGRGFNIESLTVAETNEPGLSRITLVTMGDQHILEQIIKQLNKLINVIKVYDFRDTEFVEREMALIKVRAEQHTRAEVLRIVDIFRAKVVDVSPHFYTIEVTGDDGKIQAILELLGQIGVVEVARTGKAALARAKKH from the coding sequence TTGAGGCATACCATTGGCGTGCTGGTGGAAAACCAACCCGGTGTGCTGTCGCGGGTGGCAGGGCTTTTCAGCGGCCGAGGGTTCAACATTGAATCCTTAACCGTGGCCGAGACCAATGAACCGGGTCTTTCCCGCATCACTCTGGTGACCATGGGCGACCAGCACATTCTGGAACAGATCATCAAGCAGCTCAACAAGCTCATCAACGTGATCAAGGTCTACGATTTTCGCGACACAGAATTCGTGGAACGGGAAATGGCCTTGATCAAGGTGCGCGCCGAACAACACACGCGCGCCGAAGTTCTTCGCATTGTAGACATTTTTCGAGCCAAGGTGGTGGATGTCAGCCCCCATTTTTACACCATCGAAGTCACCGGGGATGACGGCAAGATTCAAGCGATCTTGGAACTCCTAGGCCAGATCGGCGTCGTGGAAGTGGCACGAACGGGTAAGGCCGCGCTTGCGCGCGCCAAAAAACATTGA
- a CDS encoding NfeD family protein, whose protein sequence is MDGGKLFLVIALGVLVFEVVEHVIFPLVWSWSMRRRSPLIGMESMLEKHAQVLRWNRTTGIVRLEGEEWKAKSSKVLAPGDVVRITQVDSLTLTVVPVAQENDTCPKL, encoded by the coding sequence ATGGACGGCGGAAAACTCTTCCTGGTCATCGCTTTGGGGGTTCTCGTGTTCGAAGTGGTCGAGCATGTGATCTTTCCTCTCGTGTGGAGCTGGAGCATGCGCCGCCGATCGCCGCTCATTGGAATGGAATCCATGCTGGAAAAGCACGCCCAGGTTCTTCGCTGGAACCGCACCACGGGGATCGTGCGCCTCGAGGGTGAAGAATGGAAGGCGAAAAGTTCGAAGGTGCTGGCCCCAGGAGATGTTGTCCGCATCACGCAGGTCGATTCGCTCACTCTGACGGTCGTGCCCGTGGCACAAGAGAACGATACCTGCCCTAAGCTTTGA
- the coaD gene encoding pantetheine-phosphate adenylyltransferase, translated as MDKLAVYPGSFDPITNGHLDLLERALKIFDRVIIAVASNPAKNPLFSLEERMDMIRLSLADHPLAHRIDVDTFSGLLVNYVDRVGARAILRGLRAVSDFEYEFQMALMNRKLNNKIETLYLMTGMRWIYISSRIIKEVVVSGGDVKGLVPEVVEKKLIERLRAQKGHVGAMP; from the coding sequence ATGGACAAGCTGGCCGTCTATCCGGGTTCTTTCGATCCCATCACCAACGGGCATCTGGATCTCCTCGAGCGGGCGTTAAAAATCTTCGATCGCGTCATCATTGCCGTTGCCAGCAACCCCGCCAAGAATCCTCTGTTTTCTTTGGAAGAACGAATGGACATGATCCGCCTATCCCTTGCGGACCATCCCCTTGCCCACCGCATCGACGTCGATACCTTTAGCGGCCTTCTCGTCAACTATGTGGATCGCGTGGGCGCTCGCGCCATTTTGCGAGGGCTGAGGGCAGTAAGCGATTTTGAGTACGAGTTTCAAATGGCCCTTATGAATCGGAAATTAAACAACAAGATTGAGACGTTGTACTTGATGACCGGCATGCGCTGGATTTACATCAGTTCTCGAATCATCAAGGAAGTTGTGGTCTCGGGTGGGGACGTCAAAGGGCTGGTGCCCGAAGTGGTGGAAAAAAAGCTCATCGAAAGATTGCGCGCCCAAAAGGGCCACGTGGGCGCAATGCCCTGA
- the pssA gene encoding CDP-diacylglycerol--serine O-phosphatidyltransferase, translating into MSNSVNRLYAKRRKKRRWSDDGQAGSVTYVVPNLFTTANLFAGFYGIVSSINGHYENAAIAILVSCVFDILDGKIARLTKATSRFGVEYDSLADLVAFGVGPGLLMHLWALKPFGRLGWLAAFLFVACGALRLARFNVQAGTGSKKYFTGLPIPGAACMVATTVLFLLKIKGSDFSPVHIVFLLETYGLGFLMVSSIPYDSFKELEVVKGRPLPVLFVLVLLVTVVAAQPYMMLFILFTVYVLSGPVRYVYRKVKRVKTAENGPSAHELPKENGSSAC; encoded by the coding sequence GTGTCGAATTCCGTAAATCGGCTTTATGCCAAGCGGCGAAAGAAGCGCCGATGGTCCGACGATGGGCAAGCGGGGTCGGTGACTTACGTGGTGCCCAACCTCTTCACTACGGCCAATTTGTTTGCCGGTTTTTACGGCATCGTTAGCTCCATCAATGGCCATTACGAAAATGCCGCCATCGCCATTCTCGTCTCGTGCGTCTTTGATATTTTGGATGGAAAAATCGCCCGGCTGACCAAAGCCACGAGCCGGTTTGGTGTCGAATACGATTCCCTGGCGGACCTGGTCGCTTTCGGAGTGGGTCCCGGGCTTCTCATGCATCTTTGGGCCCTCAAGCCCTTCGGGCGCTTAGGGTGGCTGGCCGCTTTTCTTTTCGTGGCCTGCGGCGCGCTGCGACTGGCCCGCTTCAATGTCCAGGCGGGCACGGGAAGTAAGAAATATTTTACGGGCCTGCCCATTCCAGGAGCGGCTTGCATGGTGGCAACCACCGTGCTGTTTCTGTTGAAGATTAAGGGCTCAGACTTTAGTCCCGTGCACATCGTCTTTTTGCTGGAAACCTATGGACTGGGGTTTCTCATGGTGAGCAGCATTCCCTATGACAGCTTTAAGGAATTGGAAGTGGTCAAGGGACGGCCTCTGCCCGTGCTTTTCGTTTTGGTGCTTCTGGTCACCGTGGTGGCGGCTCAACCGTATATGATGCTCTTTATTCTATTTACGGTGTATGTCCTTTCGGGGCCGGTGCGGTACGTATATCGCAAAGTAAAGCGCGTCAAAACGGCCGAAAACGGCCCTTCTGCGCACGAATTGCCCAAGGAAAACGGATCCTCGGCCTGCTGA